TGGAACTGGACAAGACCTTTGAAGAGCGCGACATCATCAATGCACAAATCGTGCAGGCCATTGACGAAGCGGCACTCAACTGGGGCGTGAAGGTGCTGCGCTACGAAATCAAAGACCTGACCCCACCGAAAGAAATCCTGCACGCGATGCAGGCCCAGATCACTGCAGAACGCGAAAAGCGCGCGTTGATTGCAGCCTCTGAAGGCCGCCGCCAAGAGCAGATCAACATCGCCACCGGCGAGCGCGAAGCCTTCATTGCCCGCTCAGAAGGCGAAAAGCAAGCGGCCATCAACAAGGCCCAGGGCGAAGCCGCCTCCATCACCGCCGTGGCCGAAGCCACCGCCCACGCCATTGAACGCGTGGCCGCCGCCATCCGCCAGCCCGGCGGCGAGCAGGCGGTGCAACTCAAAGTGGCGGAGAAAGCCGTCGAGGCCTACAGCCAAGTCGCATCGGACGCGACCACCACCCTCATCGTGCCCAGCAACATGACCGAGGTCTCTGCCTTGATCGGGTCTGCCATGAAGATGGTGCAGACCACGCAGCGCGGCCAGTGAACGACAGGCCCACCCGGGGCGCCCGAAAGAAATTCACACAGTTCAAACGCAACCCGTAAAAGCAATGCTATAGTAGCGGGCTTCGGAGAGGTGGATGAGCGGTTTAAGTCGCACGCCTGGAAAGCGTGTGTGGGCTAATCCCCACCGCGGGTTCGAATCCCGCCCTCTCCGCCATATGCAAGCCCAAGTGGTTCCACCACTTGGGCTTTTTGCATTGGGCAGTCCGTTTGCCTTGAGGCATCCAGGCCATATAGAGCATGCCCGGCGATATCGGTAACCCTCTGGCACAGACACAAATGTAGCTGTGGCCGAAGCCACTCGGCCCTGCCTTAAAATGCCCGGCTCACCCTCTTGTCTGTCGAGGCGCCCCAGCGGCGGCCTCCTGCAACACAACACCATCCATGAGCACGCCCCTGCAACAACCCGGCCTCGAAAGCCTGTCCAAGTCCTTTGAACCCGCTGCGCTGGAAGCCCACTGGGGGCCCGAATGGGAAAAGCGCGGGTATGGCGCCGCAGGCCACCGTGGCACGGGCGCGCCGCAGGCGGGCGAGCCAGCGTTCTCCATCCAGCTGCCGCCCCCCAACGTGACGGGCACGCTGCACATGGGCCATGCGTTCAACCAGACGATCATGGACAGCCTCACGCGCTACCACCGCATGAAGGGCTTCAACACCGTGTGGGTGCCGGGCACCGACCACGCAGGCATTGCCACGCAGATCGTGGTGGAACGCCAGTTGCAGGAACAAGGCATCAGCCGCTACGACATGGGCCCCACCCCGCCCGAGGCGCGCAAAAACTTTGTGAGCAAGGTGTGGGAGTGGAAGGAAAAGTCCGGCAACACCATCACCACGCAAATGCGCCGCATGGGCGACAGCGTGGACTGGAGCCGCGAATACTTCACCATGGATGACAAGCTCTCCAAGGTGGTGACCGACACCTTCGTGAAGCTGTACGAGCAAGGCCTGATCTACCGTGGCAAGCGCCTGGTGAACTGGGACCCGAAGCTGCAGTCCGCCGTGTCCGACCTGGAAGTCGAGAGCGAAGAAAAAGACGGCTCGCTGTGGCACATCGCCTACCCGCTGGCCGATGGATCGGGCAGCCTGACCGTGGCCACCACCCGGCCTGAGACCATCCTGGGCGACGTGGCGCTGATGGTGCACCCTGAGGATGAGCGCTATCGCGCTCTTGTCGGCAAGATGGTCAACCTGCCGCTGTGCGACCGCCAGATCCCGGTGATCGCGGATGACTACGTGGACAAGGAATTCGGCACCGGCGTGGTGAAGGTGACCCCCGCACACGACCAGAACGACTACGCCGTGGGCCAGCGCCACAAGCTACCCATGATCTGTGTGCTGACGCTGCAAGCCACCGTCAACGAGAACGCGCCCGTTAAGTACCAAGGCATGGACCGCTTCGTGGCCCGCAAGGCCGTGGTGGCCGATCTGGAAGCCATCGGCGCGCTGGTCGAGGTGAAAAAGCACAAGCTCATGGTGCCCATCTGCACCCGCACCGGCCAGGTGATCGAGCCCATGCTGACGGACCAATGGTTTGTGGCGATGAGCAAGGTGAGCGACCAAGACCCCACCGGCAAGAGCATTGCGCAAAAGGCCATAGACGCCGTGGCCAGCGGCGAGGTGACCTTTGTGCCTGAGAACTGGGTGAACACCTACAACCAGTGGATGAACAACATCCAGGACTGGTGCATCAGCCGCCAGCTGTGGTGGGGCCACCAGATCCCGGCCTGGTACGACGAAGAAGGCAACGTGATCGTGGCCCGCGACGAAGCTGAAGCCCAGGCCAAGGCGCCGGGCAAAACGCTGCGCCGCGACGAGGATGTGCTGGACACCTGGTACTCCTCGGCCCTCGTGCCCTTCAGCACCATGGGCTGGCCCGAACAGGGCGATGCGCCCACCGACGACTTCAACCTGTACCTGCCCAGCACCGTGCTGGTCACGGGCTACGACATCATCTTCTTCTGGGTCGCCCGGATGATCATGATGACCACGCACTTCACGGGCCGCGTGCCGTTCAAGCACGTGTACATCCACGGCCTGGTGCGCGACGCGCAGGGCAAGAAGATGTCCAAGTCCGAAGGCAACGTGCTCGACCCCGTGGACCTGATCGACGGCATTGCGCTGGAGCCCCTGCTCGACAAGCGCACCACCGGCCTGCGCAAGCCTGAGACAGCGCCCACCGTGCGCAAGAACACGCAAAAAGAATTCCCTGAGGGCATTCCGGCCTATGGCGCCGATGCGCTGCGCTTCACGTTTGCCGCACTGGCATCGCTGGGCCGCAGCATCAACTTTGACAGCAAGCGCTGCGAGGGCTACCGCAACTTCTGCAACAAGCTCTGGAACGCCAGCCGCTTTGTACTGATGAACTGCGAAGGCCAGGACTGCGGCCTGAAGGAGCACACCAAGGAAGAATGCCAGCCCGGCGGCCCCGCCCACGGCTACATGCACTTCAGCCAAGCCGACCGCTGGATCGCCTCGCTACTGCAAAAGACCGAGGCTGAGGTGGCCAAGGGCTTTGCCGAGTACCGCCTGGACAACGTGGCCAACACCATCTACGACTTTGTCTGGAACGAGTACTGCGACTGGTACCTGGAGATCGCCAAGGTGCAGATCCAAAATGGTACCGAGGCCGAGCAGCGCGCCACGCGCCGCACACTGATCCGCACACTGGAAGCCATCCTGCGCCTGGCCCACCCGATCATCCCGTTCATCACCGAAGCGCTGTGGCAAACGGTGGCGCCCGTGGCCGGGTTGAAGGGCGAGTCGGTCAGCATCGCCTGCTACCCCCAGGCGCAGCCTGAGAAGATCGACGAAGCCGCGATTGCCCACATGGGCCGCGTCAAGGGCTTGGTAGACGCCTGCCGCGCGCTGCGTGGCGAGATGAATGTGTCGCCGTCAACACGCTTGCCGCTATACACAGTGGGCGATACTGACTTCATGCGTGGCGTAGCGCCCGTGCTGCAGGCCCTGGCTAAGCTCAGTGAAGTCAAGGTGTTTGACGACGAGGCCGCCTGGGCTGCCGCCGCACAGGCCGCGCCCGTGGCCGTGGTGGGCGAAGCCCGCATGTGCCTGTACATGGAAATTGACGTGGCGGCCGAGAAAGCGCGTTTGTCCAAGGAAATCGCACGCATTGACGGCGAAGTCACCAAGGCCAACAACAAGCTCTCGAACGAAGCGTTTGTGGCCAAGGCACCGCCCGCCGTGATCGACCAGGAGAAAAAGCGCATCGCCGACTTTGGCGCCACGCTGACCCGTTTGCGCGATCAATTGACCCGCCTGGGATGATTCCCCCTGGCACACCCGCTCAATCTCTCACTGTTTTTTGCACGCATTCCACTCTTTCAGGAGCCCCATGACTGCTGTATCCGCTATCCGCAAAGCTGTTTTCCCAGTCGCTGGCCTGGGCACACGCTTCCTGCCCGCCACCAAAGCCAGCCCCAAGGAAATGCTGCCCGTGGTGGACAAGCCGCTCATCCAGTACGCCGTGGAAGAGGCCTATGCCGCTGGCATTCGCCACATGATCTTCGTGACGGGCCGCAGCAAGCGCGCCATCGAAGACCACTTTGACACCGCGTACGAGCTGGAAGCTGAGCTGGAAACAGCGGGCAAAAAAGAGCTGCTGGCGCTGGTGCGCTCCATTCAGCCGGACGACATGGACTGCGCCTTTGTGCGCCAGCCCCGCTCGCTGGGCCTGGGGCATGCCGTGCTGTGCGCCGAGCCGCTGGTGGGCAATGAACCCTTTGCCGTGCTGCTGGCCGATGACCTGATGGTGGGCCCTGAGGGTGGCCAACCCGTGCTGGCCCAGATGGCAGCCGCTTTCCGCCAACAAGGGCGCTCGGTGATTGCGGTGCAAGAAGTGCCCGAAGACCAGGTACACCGCTACGGCATCGTGGCGGGCGAGCCTGCCGGTGGCCCGCTGATTCGCATCAACCGCATTGTGGAGAAGCCCAAGGCCGACGTCGCCCCATCGCGCATGGGTGTGGCGGGGCGCTACATCCTCACGCCCGGTGTGTTTGATGAAATCCGCAACCAGCCACGCGGCGTGGGCGGAGAAATCCAGCTCACCGACGGCATCGCACGCTTGATGCAAAACGAGGCCGTGTACGCCTTTCAGTACGAAGGCAAGCGCTACGACTGCGGCAGCAAGGAAGGCTTTTTAGAAGCTACCGTGGAGTTGGCTTTGCAACACCCCCAAGTGGGTGATGCCTTCCGCAACTACCTCAAGGGTTTATCGCTGTAATCAGCGCCAAGGCGGGGCGCCCTGCCCCGCCCTCCATAGCATAGGGGCTACTGCATGGGCCTCCCTATCCCACCTAGCTCACAGGCTGGACCCACCTGCAAGCCGCCCGTTCAGCGGCGGCGCAGGATGTGAATGAACTCCTCACCCACCGTCTGCTGCTCCACCAGCTCATTGCCCGTTTGCCGAGCGAAAGCCTGAAAGTCGCGCAGCGAGCCCACATCGGTGGCCAGCACCTTGAGCAACTGGCCGCTGGCCATGTCTGCCAGGGCCTTCTTGGCCTTCAGGATGGGGAGAGGGCAATTCAGGCCCCGGGTGTCGATTTCTTTGTGGGTTTCCATGGTCTTCAATCCTTAGGCGGCAGGCCCAGCCCGCGGCGTCGCTCTGCGTTCTCTTCTTCTGTAAAAAATACGGGCTCATGCCCCCGCGTGCGCAGCCAGTCGGCCAGCGCATACCCGGTGCCCGCAGGCCAGCACTTGAGGTCTGCCAGATCATAGAGCCGGTAGTCCACCAGCTCGGGCGACAAACGCACCTCGCCTTGCGCCACCACATGGTAGGCAATGATGATCTGGTTCATGCGCAAAAACTCATAGGCCCCCACCAACGTGGCAGACTGCACATCAAGGTTGGTCTCTTCCTTCACCTCTCGCGCAATGCCCTCTTGCGGCGATTCACCCGCCTCCATGAAGCCCGTGATCAGCGCAAACATCTTTTCGGGCCAGGCCGCGTTGCGGGCCAACAGCACCTGACCGCCCACCTCCACAATCGCCGCCAGCACAGGCGTGGGGTTGTTCCAATGCGTCCAGCCGCAAGCGGGGCAACGCAGCCGCGCCTTGTCGCCGCCATCTTCCGCCTGCGTGATCCAGGCCAGCGGCGTGCCGCAGTGGGTGCAATGTCGAACTTCGTACTGCGCCATGAAATGCTTCCAAAACAATAGCTGCTTGCGCTTGCTCAGCAAGCGCTAGAGGCCAATTTCATTCAAAACAACCCCACTCAAGGGCTCTGCAATGCACTGCCCCGCAAACGCCAGCTCAAGCAGGAAACACGCCGGTAGACAGGTAGCGGTCACCCCGGTCGCACACAATGAAAACCACCGTAGCGTTGTGTTCGCGCTGGGCAATTTGCTGGGCCACCCAGCAAGCTCCTGCCGCAGAAATGCCTGCAAAAATCCCCTCTTCGCGGGCCAGGCGGCGGCACATCTCTTCGGCGTCGTCCTGGCTCACAGACACCAGCTCGTCCACGGTGCTCGGGTCGTAAATCTTGGGCATGTACTCTTGCGGCCACTTGCGAATGCCCGGGATGCGCGAACCTTCTTGCGGCTGCGCCCCCACGATCTGGATGCCAGGGTTCTTTTCTTTCAAAAAGCGCGAAACCCCCGTGATGGTGCCCGTGGTGCCCATCGCGCTCACGAAGTGCGTGATGCGCCCGCCCGTCTGCTCCCAAATCTCGGGGCCTGTGGTTTCGTAGTGCACGCGCGGGTTGTCGGCATTGCCAAACTGGTCCAGCACCTTGCCCTCACCACGCTTTTGCATGGCCTCGGCCAAATCACGTGCGTGCTCCATGCCACCGCTCTTGGGCGTCAGCACCAGCTCGGCACCAAACGCCTTCATGGTCTGCGCACGCTCAATCGACAAATCCTCCGGCATCACCAACACCATGCGATAGCCCTTGATGGCCGCAGCCATCGCCAGTGCAATGCCTGTGTTGCCAGAAGTCGCTTCGATCAGGGTGTCGCCAGGGCGAATGTCTCCACGCTCTTCAGCGCGGCGGATCATGGACAGCGCAGGCCGGTCCTTCACCGAACCGGCGGGGTTGTTGCCTTCCAGCTTGCCCAGAATCACATTGCCGCGCGCGGCGTTGTCCTGGGCACCAATGCGCTGCAGCGCGACCAGTGGCGTGTTGCCAACCGCTTGTTCGATAGTTTGGTAATTCATGGTCACTACTGTGCCATAATTTGCGTCTTCACAAATTACCCGCCCGGGTGGTGAAATTGGTAGACGCAGGGGACTCAAAATCCCCCGCCGCAAGGCGTGCCGGTTCGATTCCGGCCCCGGGCACCATAGACAAGGCCGGAAGCTTCCACAAGCTTCCGGCCTTTTTTATTTCTACTTTGAAATCAGCATCTTAGCGGTCCATCACCGTCCAAACCAGTCCACCCCCCATCCGAGAAAATTGGGGGCACATTTGGGGGCACATTTTTAAAATGTGGGGGCACATCGTGTAAGAGCTCAGGCCCAAAGCATGCGCCCACACAGCAGGGCCACAGCGCAACCAGCAAAACACTCCGTCGCAGCGCTCCTGGACTACCGCGGACAGGCAAAGCTTCCACAAGCTTCCAGCCTTTTTCTTTTTCAGCGTCCACAACAATCCATCCCCAAATCCGCCAAATACGCCAAACACGCAGCCCTCGCTCCGCACCCCAAAATACTGTATATTTAAACAGTATTTAAAACCAGGAGCCCGGCATGGAAGTGATTGACACCCTGTACACCGTCACCCTGCGTGACTACCCCGATGATGTGCCCGCCAAAGCAGTTGCTGCGGCAGAAGCACGCTACACCAAAGCGCTGGAAAACGCGCTGGGCGGGCCCGAGCAGGTGGCCGCTGCCCTGGACACCATGGGAGACCTGGAAGGCGCCAGCGCTGACGAAATCTCCAAGGCCGACATGGAACTGGCTGCGCGCTGGGCCAAAGCCTGCAGCGCAGCCCGCCAAGCCGGGTTTCGGGATTTGGGGGAAGCAGAAGGCATGTACTTTGACGTACAGACCTCCTAAAGCAAACACCGCCTCCTCTGCCAGATGGCGTGCACGACACAACTGGTCACAAACTGCACGCCAGATAAGCACTTGTCTTACAGACGGAACTGGGTAGGTTTGGTGGAATCTCATCCACTGGCCATTGAGGCTGGCGCGGGGTGAGCCATTGCGGCCCCCGCACCTTTGAATTGCGCAAGAGCGGTCCGTTTCATCCGGCAGCGATGCCGCCATGCTTGGATTAACCGCACTCCCCTGAAAGGAGCTATGCCATGACACTTCATCACCTCTCTCCGCAAACGGCTGCCGTGCTTGCGTTCCTCATCACGGTGGCCTTGGCCGTGGCGGCCGCGCTGGTGGGCGCCATGCCAGAGTGGGTGGCGCAATCTGCGGATTCGCTACCCTTACTGCCCGCGCAGTGGGACACATTGTTACCGCTGGAAGCGTCTGCCTCGCACTGACAACCGGAGACTGGGAGTGCAGCGTGCAATGGATGTGCAATAGCCTGGCCCGCTCAAGCCCAGCGCAGCATAGGTCTGTGCACCCCTCGCAGCCCGGCCCTACCGCCGTCGATTCAAAGCAACGCTCAGGGCGCAACCACTGCCAAGCGCCTGCGCGCACGGGCTGCAGTGTCCACATCGCCCGCAGCTTGCGCCTGATCGGCCTGCACGGTCAGCCAGGCGATCAGCGGGCGGCGCCAACCTTGGGCTGATGCGGTGTCTACCGCCTGCGCAACCACCGCAGGCCCCGCCTGCCCGGCCTGGAACAACGCCGCCGCCCCCACCAAGCGAGACAAAGGATCTTCCATCGCACCCAGCATGGCAGCCGCATCGCCACCGCTGGCGGTGCCTGCAAGGTGCTGCGCCACGGCACGCTGGGGTGTCGGCAGCAAGGCGATCTGCGCAGCCGTCAAACGCTGGGCTTGCAAAAAGTCGGCATAGGCCAATTCCAGCGCTGCGGCATCTGGGCGCAGGGCCTCAAAGCCTGCACAGGGCCCGGCCAAGGCCAGGCTGGCCGATTGGGCGGCGCACCGCAGCAGCTCAGCACGGGCCAGCAGGTCGGCCCGGCCGGTGCTGGCCAGTGCCTGGCGAGCACGCTCCCACTCTTGCGCTTCGACGCGCGCCTGACCGGTCAGGTAGGCATTCAGGGCTTTTTGGGTGGCGGCGTGGGCATTCATCTGCCAGTCGGGCACAGGGGGCTGGCTGGAGCACGCAGCCAGCACCGCGCAAGCCAATAGCCAAGGCCACCGGGCGCCGCGCAAGGCCCGGTGGCGCCATCCGGTGTGGTGTGCAAAGCTCATGGCAGCTTGATCTCCGTGTCGCGCGCAAACGGCCATTTGCGCTGGATATCGTTGACGAGGCCTTCCACCCGGCGCAAGTTGCTTTCCACCTCGGCGCGCAGCGCGCCCAGGTCGGTGGTGGCTTCGCGGGCGTTGGCCCCGATGGCCTGGGCCTCGACCAGTACCGCATCCACCTTCTTGAGGCTGGTGCGCGTGTCGGCCAACAAGCCATTGAGTTGCGCCACCGTAGCGCGCAGGTCAGGCACCAGGGCATCTTTGCCGTTCTCGCCAAACACCTGCCGGTCGGCCTGCTTGGCCAGCCCGTCCAGCCGCGCCAGCAGGGTGTTGGTGCGCTCCAGCGTCGCGAGGATTTTCTTGGCATCGGCCTCGTTGCCCATCAGCACGCCCAGGGCGCCGCTGGGGCCGTTCAGCCGCTGGGTGAGCGCCTGCACGTTGGCCAGGCTGCTGCCCAGGGCTGCGTCCTGTGCCGTCAGGGCATTGACGTTGCCCAGCAGTTCGCGGGCTGATGCCATCAGTTGCGGGATTTCTGCGGTGGCATCGCCGCGCAGCACGGGGCGCGTGGCGCCATCGGGCAGCAAGGGGTCGGTGAGGATGCCACTGTAGGCCCGGATGTTGGTGGCGCCCACCACCCCGCGCACCAGGGTGAACACGCTGGACTCGCGCAGCCAGTGGGCGTCCTTGCGGGGCACGTCCACGATGATGCGGACGTTGCCGGTTTCGGCCAGCTCAATGCGACGCACGCGCCCGATGGGAAAGCCCGAAAACGTCATGTCCATGCCCACCACCACGCCCTCTGAATCATCGGCGGTGAGCACCAGGGTTTGCGTAGGCTCGAAGGCACCCCGGGCATACAGCAGGTACAAGCCAGACCCGGCAATCAACAGCACGGTGAAGAGCAACAGCGCCGCCGCTTTGAGCTCCAGGTAAGCCACGGGCCGCAGGGCCTCCACCGGGGCAACGCCGGGCTCCTGTGGCGGCGCATTGGAGGGGGATGGGGATGATGGAAGGTTCATGGCATCAGAAACAGGGGTTGGGCCAGCGCACGCACATGGCCATCAGTAATAGTTGCCCACCAAGGAACCCACCTCGATGAGCAGCAACACCGCAAACATGCGCGCCAGTCCGCCCAGCTCTGAGTCGCTCTGGGCCCGCTCGCCCGTGTCATGCAGCCCAGCGGCCATGGGGATGAGCGCCACGGCCAGGCTGAACAGCAAGGTCTTGATCACAAACACCAGTGTGACGGCAGGTGCAAACACCTGGCCAAACATGCGCGTGTAGCTGGGCAGGCCCGCCAGGCTGAAGCCGTACACCCCCAGGTAAGCCAGCACCAGCGCCACCACGCAGCTGAGGGCGGCCAGGGTGACGCAAGCAAACACGCCCGCCACGGCACGCGGCAGCAGCTCCACCCGCACCGGGTCTGCCCCCAGGCGGCGCAGTTGGTCAAGCCGGCCTGATTGGCGCAGCAGCGCCAGTTGCGTGCCGTTGGGGATGGTGCAGCGCATGGCCACAAAGAGCGCGGCCGTGAGCGGGATCAGCTCCAGCACCAGCACGCGGATCACCATCTCCAGCGCGTAACGCGACAAACCATAGCTGAGCGCAGTGACCACCACAATGCGCGTGAGCACCAGGCTGATGAGCGCCGCCAACACCGTGAAGCCCAGCAGCACCGGGGCCGTGTCCAAGTACAGATGGCGCGCCAGGGCTCGGCGCGTGCCCCTCACATAGCTGGACGGCGACAACACCAGCACCAGCACCACCGCCCCCAGGTACAGAATGCGCCACCACGCCAGCGCCCAGCGTCGCACCACGGTCCAAACACGTTCGGGCAAGGAGAGGCCGGGCCAGTGCGAAATCATGGCCGGATCATAGCGGGGCAGTGTGGACACGCCCTTGTGCGCCCGACCCAGCACATTGCAAGCCTTTTAAGCCGCTAGCGCTAGCAGATAAAGCGCTAGCAGCTATCAAATAAGTAGCAAATTTACCCCACCATTCCAGGACAGCGAAACATATGCTCACAGCCGCCCAGGCTTGCTGCCCCCCCCCCGTTCAGACATGGCGCTTGCCCGGCGCTGTGCCAGCATGGGCGGCGAGGGTGTCAGGCATCTGGGCATCGGCGCGCTGGTGCAGGGCTTCGATGATGTGGCACTGCGCGTCGGTGCCATCGCAGCGACTGCGCAGGGCCAGCAAATCAGCCTCCAGGGCTTGCAACTCTGCCAGCCGGGTGCGCACATGTTGCAGGTGCTCGTCCAGCGTGTCGCAGGCGGCATGGCAGTCTTCCTTGCGGCCCCAGTCCAGTGCCAGCAGGGTACGCACCTCGTCCAGCGACATGTCCATGGCGCGGCACAAGCGGATGAAGCGCAGGCGGTGCACATCGCCCGCGCTGTAAAGGCGGTAGCTGTTATCGCTGCGGGCGCCGGGCGGCAGCAAGCCTTCTTTTTCGTAGTACCGGATATTGGCGGCCGACACGCCAGACTGCCGGGCGGCCTCTCCAATGCGATGCAATGCCAGCGACTGCGCCATAGAGCCATGCCTTTGAGTGACTTGAAGGTTTTCATCATGCCATCGCGGCAAGCCGCCTGACTGGCCCCAGGATCTCTGCACGCTCGAACATAAAGATTCTTTGATAAAAACTGCCTCTAGCGCTTTAGAATAAAGCGCTACCAGCTATTTAATTGATAGCAATCAGAGCGCAAACCTGAAAAGCCCCTGGCCCACCCAACGCCAGCGCCCCTTCGCTTCTTGACCCACAGCAAGCCCAGGCACAAGGCTTGCATGCTCCAATCCAGCCTTCTCTTTCTTTTGCCGCCATGTCCCGCTCCACTGCTGCCCCCGTCACGCCACCGCCTGTTGCGGTGCCCCACTCGTTGACCGAAGACGCCATGGCCATCTTCACCGGCGTGCTGCTGATTTCGGTGGGCGTGGCGTTTTTCACCAGCGCGGGTTTGCTGACGGGCGGCACCGCCGGGCTGGCGTTTTTGCTGCACTACGCCACGGGCATTGGCTTCGGCAAGATTTTCTTTGTGGTGAACCTGCCCTTTTACTGGCTGGCCCTGCGCAAGCTGGGCCGGGCCTTCACCGTCAAAACCTTCATCGCCGTGCTGCTGCTGTCGCTGCTGACCGAGCTGCAGTCGCAGTTTCTGCAATTTGCCCAATTGCAGCCGTTGTACGCCGCCATTGCGGGCGGGCTGATCACGGGCACCGGATTTTTGGTGCTGTTTCGCCACCGCTGCAGCCTGGGGGGCGTGGGCATTTTGGCGCTGTACCTGCAAGACCGTTACGGCTGGCGCGCAGGCAAGGTGCAGATGGCCGTGGACTGCTGCATCGTGCTGCTGGCCCTGTGGACGGTGGAGCCCCTGCGCGTGGCCTGGTCCATTGCCGGGGCCGTGGCGCTGAACCTGGTGCTGGCCATGAACCACCGGCCCGGCCGCTACATGGCGACCTGAGAGCGGATCAAAAAGGCTGCGCTGCGGAACCAACCCCACCGCCGCCGTATCATTCAACCCATGCGCCGCGCCCTGTCCCTGTTGCTGATCACCTTTCTGGTCCTGCGTGGCCTGGTGGGCACAGCCATGGCAGCGGGCATGTTGCCCCCGGTGGCCGTGGCCCACAGCAATGCGATGGGCGCACAGATGGGCGAAGCGGCCCACGGCGGCCCACATGCCGAGGCAGCACATCCCAGCGGCCACCACGGTGCGATGGACCACACGGCTGCGCAGGCAGCCCATTGCGGCGATAGTGAAGAGGGCGAGGGGCACGGTCACTCTCACTGCGCATCCACAGCAGCAGCCACACCCGCCCCCACATCGACCTGTGCCGACGGCCACGGCAGCACCTGCACCGTGTGTGAAATCTGCCATGCCACCATGGTGCTGCCTGCGGCCCCACCTGCCGCACAAAGCCCTGCGCCCACGGCCGCCATTGCGCGCGCCGTGCGCGCACCCGCCAACGCCCCCGTAGCGCTGGCCCACAAGCCTCCCATCGCCTGAACTCAAAGAACCTGTTCAAGGTTTTTTCAGAGTCGCGCAAGCGCCATGCCGGGCGCCCGGCTAGGGGATGGGATGCAAGGCGCGGTGCGCAGTGGATAGCCCGGCTATCCACAAGCGCCGCAACGCCGCAGACCGCCCGGCAAGGCACTTGCCCGAAGGGTTGGAGTGAAATCGGGCGATTGGACGCCCCGGCTGCTTGCATGGGCACGAGCCCATGCGGCGCATCCGAGGCATCCACTCATCCCGATTGCACTCCAACGCGATCTCTGAAAAAACCTTGAACAGGTTCTCACCCGTAGTGCGTCTGCAGTGGCCTGAAAAGGTCAAGTGCAACGCTCCTTCGAGCTTGTTTTTGGAGATCGCGATGCCATCGCACCTTGATTTTTGGGCCCGTGCCCCTCAGCGGCGCTGCCCGCCCTTTTTCCGCCTGCCAACCACCAGCTGCCTGCTGGCGTGGCTGCTGGCCAGCACCCTGGCCGCCCCCGCTTTGGCGCAGCCAGCGCACGCCTCGGATGAGGCCACCGCCCCAGCGCCGCTGCACCACC
This Acidovorax sp. 106 DNA region includes the following protein-coding sequences:
- a CDS encoding MlaD family protein, producing MNLPSSPSPSNAPPQEPGVAPVEALRPVAYLELKAAALLLFTVLLIAGSGLYLLYARGAFEPTQTLVLTADDSEGVVVGMDMTFSGFPIGRVRRIELAETGNVRIIVDVPRKDAHWLRESSVFTLVRGVVGATNIRAYSGILTDPLLPDGATRPVLRGDATAEIPQLMASARELLGNVNALTAQDAALGSSLANVQALTQRLNGPSGALGVLMGNEADAKKILATLERTNTLLARLDGLAKQADRQVFGENGKDALVPDLRATVAQLNGLLADTRTSLKKVDAVLVEAQAIGANAREATTDLGALRAEVESNLRRVEGLVNDIQRKWPFARDTEIKLP
- a CDS encoding ABC transporter permease, with protein sequence MISHWPGLSLPERVWTVVRRWALAWWRILYLGAVVLVLVLSPSSYVRGTRRALARHLYLDTAPVLLGFTVLAALISLVLTRIVVVTALSYGLSRYALEMVIRVLVLELIPLTAALFVAMRCTIPNGTQLALLRQSGRLDQLRRLGADPVRVELLPRAVAGVFACVTLAALSCVVALVLAYLGVYGFSLAGLPSYTRMFGQVFAPAVTLVFVIKTLLFSLAVALIPMAAGLHDTGERAQSDSELGGLARMFAVLLLIEVGSLVGNYY
- a CDS encoding Cd(II)/Pb(II)-responsive transcriptional regulator translates to MAQSLALHRIGEAARQSGVSAANIRYYEKEGLLPPGARSDNSYRLYSAGDVHRLRFIRLCRAMDMSLDEVRTLLALDWGRKEDCHAACDTLDEHLQHVRTRLAELQALEADLLALRSRCDGTDAQCHIIEALHQRADAQMPDTLAAHAGTAPGKRHV
- a CDS encoding YitT family protein, giving the protein MSRSTAAPVTPPPVAVPHSLTEDAMAIFTGVLLISVGVAFFTSAGLLTGGTAGLAFLLHYATGIGFGKIFFVVNLPFYWLALRKLGRAFTVKTFIAVLLLSLLTELQSQFLQFAQLQPLYAAIAGGLITGTGFLVLFRHRCSLGGVGILALYLQDRYGWRAGKVQMAVDCCIVLLALWTVEPLRVAWSIAGAVALNLVLAMNHRPGRYMAT